The sequence below is a genomic window from Streptomyces sp. NBC_00289.
GTGTTCGACCTGAACACCGTCGGCCCCTCGCCCCGCTCCATCGCGCCGCTGCCGACGCAGTCCGCGACGAGGTCGTACGTGGTGGAGGTCAGGCTCGTCGACTTCTCCCCGGTGATGAACTTGGCGCAGGGCGAGCTGGAGGTGGGGTCCCGCTCGTCCTTGGTGTAGCGGTAGTAGGTGTCCCTGTACTTCACGACCGTCGAGTCGATGACCGAGTAGCCGGGATCGTCCCAGACCTTGGGCGCGCCGAAGGTGCGGAAGTCCTTCGTGGTCGCGTACATCATCCTGTTGTACGTCGAGCCCGTGTGGCCGGGGTCGTCGTCGGCGTACAGCTTCGACGCCCAGAAGACGACGTACTCACCGAGCGACTCGTCCCAGTACGCCTCCGGCGCCCAGGTGTTGCCCGCGCTGTCCGGGGCGACCTTCACCATGCGCCGGTCGGTCCAGTGGACCAGGTCGGTGGACTCCCAGATCATGATTGACTTGCTGCCGTGCCGCTGGACGTCGTCCCAACTGCCGCTGCTGTTGCGGTACATCCTCAGGTCGGTGGCGATCAGGTAGAAGGTGTCGCCCTTCGGTGAGCGGATCACGAAGGGATCGCGCAGCCCCTTCTCCCCGATGGTCGACGTCAGGACCGGCTTGCCGGCGTTCAGCTCCCGCCAGTGCAATGGGTCGTTGTCGCGGCTGAGGGCGTAGCGGATCTGTTCGCCGTCGGCGGTGCCCTCGCCGGTGAAGTAGGCGAAGAGGTAGCCGGCGTACCGGGGGTGTTTCACGGGCGGGGCTCCTGAGTGCGCGGTGCCGGACGGGGCGGCGAGCAGGGTGAGGAGGAGGGCGAGACAGGCGAGGAGCGCGGCTCGTAGGCGCATGGGCGGTCCTGTCGGAGTGTGGGGGTTTCTGTTGAGTGGTGCGCCCTCGGAGTCTCGCCAGCGGGCAACGAGACGTCAATCGATGAGAGCGGGATGAGAACCGGCGAAAGTTTCGGTCGTTCTCGCTCCGCCCGGGCAACCTCTTCCGGCCGCGGCGGCGACTGGTCTGCGCGGCAACCCCCGGGATGTCTTCCTCACGACGGGGTCCACGGCGATCGGCTCGACCATGGACCGACCCGACGGACCGACCCGTCGGGAGCACCCGCCAACTGGGAACGCCCCCGCCGGTCGTCACCGGCGGGGGCGTCCTGGCCGCCGGTCGAGGGGGGCTCTGACCGGCGCTCTGCCGGCTGAGGGGGGCTCAAGCCGGCAGGTCTGTCGCGTCGGACCAGGTGCCCGTCCTCCGCACTGGTGAAGACGCGGAATGCCCACGTGTGGTTGTTTCTGGTCTCCGATGTTCGATGCGTGATCAGACGTTGCGCAGGGGGAGGGCCCCGCGCTCCATGGTCGCCACCGGCACGGAAAAGGTTGCCGCGCCCCGGGACGTGTCAGGAGTCGCCCTCGTCGTCCGTGTGGGCGGCGAAGTCGCCCGACACGGCGCGCTGTTCGCCGGCCGCCGTGGCCCTGACCGTGTAGCCGTCGTCCTTCGCGTCCCGGCCGCCGCGGTCGTGGTCGTACTGACCGGCGAACACCCACTCGCCCTTCGGGACCGTACGGCCCTCCTTGAGCACCCAGGTGTAGACGAGGAAGCCGTCCCGCTCGCCGACCGTCAGCGTGAAGTCGTCCTCCGGCAGCGAGCGCCAGGCACCGGCGGAGTGGACCCCGCCGGTCTGCGCGACGCTCAACTGGACGGTGAGCGCGGTCAGCTTCCCGGACGCCTTGATCGTGATGTTGCTCTGCGCCCAGAAGTCGTTGCTGTGCGGGTCCACCGAGCCGTCCGACCACAGCGGGCCGTCCTTCTCCCCGTCCGCCGGCGGCAGCAGGCCGGCGGAGGCGGAGGTGGAGGCGGAGGGCGTCCGCGCGGGGGAACCGCTGGACCTCTGCGCCGACGGTGTGCTCGGCGTCGACCGCACCGGCGGAACGGGCGCGCGGCTCGTCGCCTCCGGCGACGGCGGGGGCGTCTGTGTGACCTCGACCGTCTTCTGCGGCGTGGCGTCCTCCTTCACCGCGGAGGCGACCGCGTAGCCGCCGACGGCGAGCATGCCCGCGACCGCGGCCGTGGCGCTCACCACCCGCACCCAGCCCCACACGGGCGGACGGGTGGCCCGGTGGCCGGGGCGGTCGGGCTCGCTCATACCGCGCTCGATCCTGGCCAGGATGCGAGCCCGGTCGGGTTCGTGGCTCTCGGCCGCCTCGTGCAGCCGGGCGCGCAGCTCGCCGGGCACGTCCTGCTGCCTCATCGGTTCCTCCCTCCGCTCTCGTCGCCGCGCCCCATCGCCGCGTGCACCTTCTGCGGCACGCCCTGTGTCCCGAGCAGCCGCTGGAGTTCGGCCATCCCCTTCGACGTCTGGCTCTTCACCGTACCGACCGAGACACCCAGCGTGAGCGCGGTGTCCTTCTCGGAGAGGTCGAAGGCGTGCCGGAGCACGACACAGGCCCGCTTGCGGAACGGCAGCCGGCGCAGCGCGTCCTGGACGTCCACCACGCCCGCCACGTCGGGGTCGTCGGTCCGCTCGTCCCGCTGGGACCAGAACAGGGCGACGCGCCGCCGCTCGCGCACCGCGCTGCGGATCCGGGTGCGGGCCAGGTTCGCGACG
It includes:
- a CDS encoding SigE family RNA polymerase sigma factor yields the protein MGTVVDDAASVEFHAFFERHYAELSRLAHMLTGEADAADDLAADALLALWHRWDRVRAADHPVAYARGVVANLARTRIRSAVRERRRVALFWSQRDERTDDPDVAGVVDVQDALRRLPFRKRACVVLRHAFDLSEKDTALTLGVSVGTVKSQTSKGMAELQRLLGTQGVPQKVHAAMGRGDESGGRNR